A segment of the Nitrospina gracilis 3/211 genome:
TTTCTCAGGCCCTTGCCCGATAAGGCGAGGCGCCACTTAATCCCGATGAATGCCATTGCATTCCTCCTCAATTCCAGTTCATGCACGGCATCCTTCCGCCGAAAGGCAGGGTTCCCATCGAATGCCTGTTGAAATTTTCCCTTACTGCAGGAAGTTCAACATAAAGACGGGTGGGAACCCGGTTTGCCCAACTTGCGGTTACAAAAAAATTTAAAGCGCCCCTGCGTTGCGAAACGAAAAAAGCTAACGCAGAACAAGAAGGTAGTCGGTGATGCGCGTGGCGCGAAGCCCCTGCGTGGAGGCGAGAGCCAGGATGGCGCTTTCCGCCTGGTCCACATGAAACAGACCGCTGACGGGTTGCTGTGCGGCGTGCTCCCGAAGAATCAACACGCGTCCGGGGAAATAGGCGTCCAGCTTTGCAATGGCATCGGCAAACGGCATCTCATCGATCACAATCCTGCCCCGTGTCCACGGCAACGCGGCATGCACATTCACCTTTCGCACCGCCTGGGTGGGTACCCCCTCCATGAAATCGACGGACTCCCCCGCGGTCAGGTGCAAGGCACGCGGATTTTCCGCTACCGGCAGGGAAGACTGCGACGACGCGTACACCACGACCTCACCACTCAAAACCGTCACTTTCAGGTTTTCTTTCGAATGCGAAACGCCAAAGCGCGTTCCCAATACCTCCACCACTCCGTTGCCGCTGGTCACGCGGAACGGACGCGATGCATCGCGGCGGACATCGAACAACGCCTCGCCTTTAAGAAGTTGGATGTGGCGCATACCGTTCTCGTAACGGACGTTCATGGCAGTGGCGGTGTTGAGGTGTGCCGTCGATCCGTCCGGCAACTCCACCTTGCGGAGTTCCCCCTCCGCCGTGCGATGGTCCGCCAACCAGATGGAGCCGAACTGCGCCCACAACACAAACAAAAAGAAACAGGCGGCCGCCCAGCGAAATACGGCAACCGGTTTTTTGCGAAGCGGTGCGGAGGCGCGCCCATCCCATTCATTGGCAGGCCCGGGAACGGGAAGGGGAAATGCCGGACCGTCTTGCAAGTCGGCCGCGAACGCTCCTTTCAACGCTTCCATTTCCTGCCATAGTCTCCGTTCCCGGCGGAAGGCGTCCCGGTGCTTCGTATCCGCGTGCAACCATTTTTTAAAACGGCGGGCTTCCGGCTGGGTCATTTCCCCCGAAGCCAGGCGCACCACCCACCGTCGCGCTTCCTGCGGGAGTTCATCTGAAAAAGCTTTGCCTTTATCCGATGCCATTTTTGCACACACAAAAAGAATGGGCCGGCGACACGTATTGCCACCGGTGCTGGGTATTTCGAACACCCTCAATAAACATGACGAATGAACCCATGAGTTGTCATACCCCGCTAT
Coding sequences within it:
- a CDS encoding FecR family protein encodes the protein MASDKGKAFSDELPQEARRWVVRLASGEMTQPEARRFKKWLHADTKHRDAFRRERRLWQEMEALKGAFAADLQDGPAFPLPVPGPANEWDGRASAPLRKKPVAVFRWAAACFFLFVLWAQFGSIWLADHRTAEGELRKVELPDGSTAHLNTATAMNVRYENGMRHIQLLKGEALFDVRRDASRPFRVTSGNGVVEVLGTRFGVSHSKENLKVTVLSGEVVVYASSQSSLPVAENPRALHLTAGESVDFMEGVPTQAVRKVNVHAALPWTRGRIVIDEMPFADAIAKLDAYFPGRVLILREHAAQQPVSGLFHVDQAESAILALASTQGLRATRITDYLLVLR